The genomic interval TGAGCCTAGCTCCCAATCCGCGAACCAAACGGTAACTAGCGATGACAACAAGGAATAAACAATGAAAAGTCGTATCGTGATTGGGTTGAGTTTTTTTGTTGCTTTGGTTTTACAAACCATTCCTTGGCCTGGGACATTGGATTTACTGCGCCCATCCTGGCTGTTCTTGGTGTTGACCTATTGGGTGTTGGCGGTGCCTCATCGCGTCAATGTCGGCAGTGCACTGATTTTAGGCTTAATATGGGATCTACTGATTGGTTCGACGCTAGGGATACGTGGTATGATGATGTCCATTGTTATCTATCTGGTTGCGTTGAACTTTTTGGTTATTCGCAACATGGCTTTGTGGCAACAGGCGCTGCTCATCGCCTTCTTTACCGCCATGCTCAAGTTGTTGGTGTTTGCCGGTGAGTATCTGATCCAAGATGTGGTGTTTAATCCGTTGTCTTTGTGGAGCGCGCTGATCAATGCGATACTTTGGCCTTGGTTGTTCTTGTTGATGCGCCGAATTAGACGCATTTGGCACGTGCGCTAGGCGGGCGGGTTGTATTGCTCTGGTGGCCTTGTCACCGGGGCAGGTAACGCTTAGGTAGAGCACCTGGAGTCTATGGTCAATTGAGGAAAACGTAAAGTATGGCAACACCGCGCCAGAGCACAGAAGCACCGACGCTGGTTTTGGCGTCAAGTTCGCCAAGGCGTCAGCAGATGCTGAGCCAGTTGGGGTATCAATTTGAGGTGTGCGCACCAGACATTGAAGAGCGCCGATGCCAAGGTGAGTCACCACAAGCGTATGTATTGAGACTCGCACAGCAAAAAGCGCAGGCGGGGCAACAGCAATACCACGCCTTGTACGCGCAGCAAAGCGAGAGCGATAACCACGCCCATAACGGAGTTGATGCCGTGGTGTTGGGCTCGGATACCTTGATTGCCCTTGGCGATCAGGTATTTGAAAAACCACGCGATTTAGAACACAGTTATCAGATTCTCAAGCAATTGTCTGGTACCGTACACCAAGTGCTCACCGCAGTGAGTGTGGTTCAAGGCCAGCAGCACCACAATGTGTTGGTCACCACCAAGGTCTGGTTTAAGTCTTTGTCTCGTCAAGAAATAGAACAATATTGGCAAAGCGGCGAGCCCTGTGACAAGGCGGGAAGTTACGCCATTCAAGGTTTAGGTGGCCGGTTTGTCACCCACCT from Vibrio sp. HB236076 carries:
- a CDS encoding nucleoside triphosphate pyrophosphatase, whose translation is MATPRQSTEAPTLVLASSSPRRQQMLSQLGYQFEVCAPDIEERRCQGESPQAYVLRLAQQKAQAGQQQYHALYAQQSESDNHAHNGVDAVVLGSDTLIALGDQVFEKPRDLEHSYQILKQLSGTVHQVLTAVSVVQGQQHHNVLVTTKVWFKSLSRQEIEQYWQSGEPCDKAGSYAIQGLGGRFVTHLEGSYHAVVGLPLYETDQLLHRFLSK
- the mreD gene encoding rod shape-determining protein MreD; this translates as MKSRIVIGLSFFVALVLQTIPWPGTLDLLRPSWLFLVLTYWVLAVPHRVNVGSALILGLIWDLLIGSTLGIRGMMMSIVIYLVALNFLVIRNMALWQQALLIAFFTAMLKLLVFAGEYLIQDVVFNPLSLWSALINAILWPWLFLLMRRIRRIWHVR